From one Trifolium pratense cultivar HEN17-A07 linkage group LG1, ARS_RC_1.1, whole genome shotgun sequence genomic stretch:
- the LOC123902497 gene encoding pentatricopeptide repeat-containing protein At3g57430, chloroplastic-like, protein MILTKTCSLTTSATAFLTPQSLLHLLQLSIDLHAQKLTQQCHSQILSNGFSQNPFLTTRLISAYATCGELTLSRLVFYSVHTKNVYLWNSFINGHVKNHQFDQAITLFREMGRCRDDSLMPDDYTLATISKVSGELEDLVLGKLIHGKSMRIGFMSDIVVANSVMSMYSRCGELGDAMKVFDEMPQRNVGSFNVIISGCAAALGNFDSSLFGDLWNFFRRMQCEGYKADAFTVASLLPLCCDNAGRFDYGRELHCYLVKNGLDLKMGSDVHMGSSLIDMYSRSNKLVLSRRVFDQMKRKNIYVWTAMINGCVQNGAPEDALMLLREMQSKDRIQPNEVSLVSVLPACGLLSGLIGGKQVHAFSIKMELNGYISLCNALIDMYAKCGSLDYARRVFHNGSYFKDAITWSSIISAYGLHGKGEEAVTTYYEMLKQGIKPDMITVVGVLSACCKAGLVDEGISIYNSLTTKYEMKPSVEICACVVDLLGRSGRLNQALEFIKGMPINPGPSVWGSLLTASVIHGNSMTRDLAYRCLLELEPENPSNYIALSNTYASNRRWDDVTEVRTMMKQRGLKKVPGISWITIGRKTHSFTVADKAHPSSSSIYEMINDLVSIMTDGGCTDIDILT, encoded by the coding sequence ATGATTCTAACGAAGACATGCTCTCTCACAACCTCTGCCACTGCATTCCTTACACCACAGAGtctccttcatcttcttcagcTCAGCATCGACCTTCATGCTCAAAAACTTACCCAACAATGTCACTCTCAAATCCTCTCAAATGGCTTTTCCCAAAACCCTTTCCTCACTACCAGGCTCATCTCTGCATACGCCACATGTGGAGAATTAACCCTGTCAAGACTCGTTTTTTACTCTGTTCACACCAAGAACGTTTATCTCTGGAACTCATTCATTAATGGGCATGTCAAAAATCATCAATTTGATCAAGCCATTACGTTGTTCCGCGAAATGGGTCGTTGTCGTGATGATAGTTTGATGCCTGATGATTACACTCTTGCTACAATTTCCAAAGTTTCTGGTGAGCTTGAGGATTTGGTTTTAGGGAAATTGATTCATGGGAAGAGTATGAGAATTGGGTTTATGTCGGATATCGTTGTTGCCAACTCTGTTATGTCGATGTATAGTAGATGTGGTGAGTTAGGTGATGCGATGaaggtgtttgatgaaatgcctcAGAGAAATGTTGGTTCGTTTAATGTTATAATTTCTGGATGTGCTGCTGCCTTGGGAAATTTTGATTCTAGTTTATTTGGTGATTTGTGGAATTTTTTTCGAAGAATGCAATGTGAAGGTTATAAGGCTGATGCTTTCACTGTTGCTAGTCTTTTACCTTTGTGTTGTGATAATGCTGGGAGGTTTGATTATGGGAGGGAACTTCACTGTTATCTTGTGAAGAATGGATTGGATTTGAAAATGGGATCAGATGTTCATATGGGGTCTTCTTTGATAGATATGTATTCAAGGAGTAATAAACTTGTTCTTAGTAGGAGAGTATTTGACCAAATGAAACGTAAAAACATATATGTATGGACTGCAATGATTAATGGTTGTGTACAGAATGGAGCACCTGAGGATGCGTTGATGCTTCTTCGTGAGATGCAAAGCAAGGATCGAATACAACCCAATGAAGTATCGCTTGTTAGTGTGCTTCCGGCTTGTGGCTTGCTTTCTGGATTAATTGGAGGGAAACAAGTCCACGCGTTTTCTATTAAAATGGAGTTGAATGGTTATATTTCCCTGTGTAACGCTTTGATTGATATGTATGCCAAATGTGGGAGTTTAGATTATGCAAGACGAGTATTTCATAATGGTTCTTACTTCAAAGATGCTATAACTTGGAGTTCGATTATCTCTGCGTATGGATTACATGGGAAAGGAGAGGAAGCTGTGACTACATATTACGAAATGCTTAAGCAAGGGATCAAACCAGACATGATAACAGTGGTTGGTGTTCTTTCTGCTTGTTGCAAGGCAGGATTGGTAGATGAGGGCATTAGTATATATAACTCCCTGACGACTAAGTATGAAATGAAACCATCGGTTGAAATTTGTGCTTGTGTTGTAGATTTGTTAGGTCGATCAGGCCGGCTCAATCAAGCCTTGGAATTCATCAAAGGAATGCCAATAAATCCTGGTCCAAGTGTTTGGGGATCTCTTTTAACTGCCTCTGTAATACATGGGAATTCAATGACAAGAGACTTGGCTTATAGGTGTCTCTTAGAGCTAGAACCGGAAAACCCTTCAAATTATATCGCACTTTCAAATACGTATGCTTCTAATAGAAGATGGGATGATGTAACTGAGGTGAGAACAATGATGAAACAGAGAGGTTTAAAAAAAGTTCCTGGTATCAGTTGGATAACTATCGGTCGTAAGACTCATTCTTTCACTGTTGCTGATAAAGCACATCCTTCTTCTAGTTCAATCTATGAAATGATCAATGACCTTGTATCAATAATGACAGATGGGGGTTGTACTGATATTGATATTCTGACTTAA